Proteins encoded within one genomic window of Esox lucius isolate fEsoLuc1 chromosome 12, fEsoLuc1.pri, whole genome shotgun sequence:
- the LOC109614670 gene encoding cytosolic sulfotransferase 1, translated as MENERIQTELPTRPLLFDFHGVSMTHHFTDNWEKVQSFQARPDDILIATYPKAGTTWISYILDLLYFGQSAPERQTSLPIFMRVPFLESDFRVLPPGTEVADKLPTSPRLIKTHLPVQLVPKSFWEQNCRVVYVARNAKDNVVSYFHFDRMNMVEPEPGDCNNFLQRFMDGKMVFGPWYDHVTSWWEKKQTHSKIHYMFYEDMIEDMGRELDGLCSFLGLSPSEEEKERVIRGSQFDNMKNNNMANYSSIPVMDFKISPFMRKGKVGDWKNHFTVAQNEQFDEEYQAKMKNTNLQFRTAV; from the exons ATGGAAAATGAGAGGATTCAG ACAGAGCTTCCTACTCGACCACTGCTGTTTGACTTCCACGGAGTCTCCATGACCCACCATTTTACTGATAACTGGGAGAAAGTTCAGAGCTTCCAGGCCAGGCCAGATGATATCCTCATTGCCACTTATCCTAAAGCAG gtacCACATGGATCTCCTACATCCTGGACCTTCTATATTTTGGTCAGTCAGCTCCAGAGCGCCAGACCTCACTGCCCATCTTTATGAGAGTGCCTTTCCTGGAAAGTGACTTCCGTGTTCTCCCTCCAG GAACAGAGGTAGCAGACAAATTACCCACCTCTCCTCGCCTCATCAAGACTCACCTCCCTGTCCAGTTGGTGCCCAAGTCCTTCTGGGAGCAGAACTGCAGG GTGGTGTATGTTGCTCGTAATGCCAAGGACAATGTAGTGTCTTATTTCCACTTTGACCGTATGAACATGGTCGAACCAGAGCCAGGAGACTGTAACAACTTCTTACAGAGATTCATGGATGGAAAGA TGGTGTTTGGACCCTGGTATGACCATGTGACCAGCTGGTGGGAGAAGAAACAGACTCACTCTAAAATCCACTACATGTTTTATGAAGACATGATAGAG gATATGGGACGGGAGCTGGACGGACTATGCTCCTTCCTGGGTTTGTCTCCttcagaggaggagaaggagagagtgattAGAGGTTCTCAGTTTGACAAcatgaaaaacaataacatggcaAACTATTCCAGCATCCCAGTCATGGACTTCAAGATCTCTCCCTTCATGAGAAAAG GAAAGGTTGGTGATTGGAAGAACCATTTCACTGTGGCCCAGAATGAACAGTTTGATGAAGAATATCAGGCAAAGATGAAAAACACCAACTTACAGTTTCGCACAGCTGTCTAG